The following proteins are co-located in the Candidatus Angelobacter sp. genome:
- a CDS encoding NADH-quinone oxidoreductase subunit M, protein MLTWTIYISFVGVAVLTLLPRENARAARIVALLTTLLGFVVALMGVVKGSTGIETFCDAPWVPKLGIHFHLAADGISLTLVLLTGLASVSGILFSWNVEHRAKEFFAFYLALIGGVYGVFLSFDLFLLFVFYELAIIPKYFLIAIWGSTRKEYGAMKLALYSFVGSAMVLVGLIAAFVTAGAKTFDLAELAKFPFPHSFQMWAFPLVFVGFAILAGMWPFHTWAPTGHVAAPTAASMLLAGVVMKLGAYGSLRVAMTLFPEGLGDWSFGVMGMHSWRDVLAVLAVVGIVYGAMVALVQKDFKFVIGYSSVSHMGFVLLGLMTLNDIGFSGAVLQMFSHGIIAGLLFAVVGRMVYDRTHTRDLGELETLRLGKTMPFAAATFVIASVASMGLPGFSGFVAELQVIIGAWRAFPTLAVLAGLGILIGVAYTLRVLQKAFFGELPPVAQPASPTDGQSPGDGAGRGHQKFDRVSVPERIGAVILMAAALIIGLFPGLLLDIIIPSFNSSLFDGLRKAGVL, encoded by the coding sequence ATGTTAACCTGGACGATTTACATTTCGTTCGTCGGGGTTGCGGTCCTGACATTGCTGCCGCGTGAGAACGCGAGGGCGGCGCGGATCGTGGCGCTGTTGACGACGCTGCTGGGGTTCGTTGTCGCATTGATGGGCGTCGTGAAAGGGAGCACCGGCATTGAGACGTTCTGCGACGCACCGTGGGTCCCGAAGCTCGGCATTCATTTTCATCTGGCGGCGGACGGAATCAGTCTGACGCTTGTCCTGCTGACCGGCCTCGCGTCCGTGTCGGGAATCCTGTTTTCCTGGAACGTAGAGCATCGTGCGAAGGAGTTTTTCGCCTTTTACCTCGCGCTGATTGGCGGCGTCTATGGCGTGTTCCTCAGTTTTGATTTGTTTCTGCTCTTCGTTTTCTACGAACTCGCGATCATTCCGAAATATTTCCTGATCGCGATCTGGGGTTCGACGCGCAAGGAATACGGCGCGATGAAGCTGGCGCTCTACTCGTTTGTCGGCAGCGCCATGGTGCTGGTCGGGTTGATCGCGGCATTCGTCACGGCCGGGGCAAAGACGTTCGATCTCGCCGAACTGGCGAAGTTTCCGTTCCCGCACAGCTTCCAGATGTGGGCGTTCCCCCTGGTGTTCGTGGGCTTCGCGATTCTCGCGGGCATGTGGCCGTTTCACACCTGGGCGCCAACCGGTCACGTGGCCGCGCCAACAGCCGCGTCAATGTTGCTGGCGGGCGTGGTGATGAAACTCGGCGCGTACGGATCTTTGCGCGTGGCGATGACGTTGTTTCCGGAAGGACTGGGTGATTGGAGCTTCGGAGTGATGGGAATGCACTCGTGGCGTGACGTTCTCGCGGTGCTGGCGGTCGTTGGCATCGTGTATGGCGCAATGGTGGCGCTGGTGCAAAAGGATTTCAAATTCGTCATCGGCTATTCGAGCGTAAGCCACATGGGCTTTGTGCTGCTCGGGCTGATGACGCTGAATGACATCGGATTCAGCGGCGCGGTTCTGCAAATGTTTTCCCACGGCATCATCGCCGGACTGCTGTTCGCCGTCGTTGGACGGATGGTTTATGACCGGACGCACACGCGCGACCTCGGGGAGTTGGAAACGCTGAGGTTGGGCAAAACTATGCCGTTCGCCGCAGCAACATTCGTCATCGCCAGTGTTGCTTCGATGGGCCTGCCAGGTTTCAGCGGGTTCGTCGCCGAATTACAGGTCATCATCGGAGCGTGGCGGGCGTTTCCTACCCTGGCGGTGCTGGCGGGCCTCGGAATTCTGATTGGCGTGGCTTACACCCTGCGTGTTTTGCAAAAGGCGTTTTTCGGCGAATTACCACCCGTTGCCCAGCCCGCCTCTCCAACCGATGGCCAGAGCCCGGGCGATGGCGCGGGCAGGGGGCATCAGAAATTTGATCGGGTTTCTGTTCCGGAACGCATCGGCGCGGTCATTTTGATGGCGGCGGCGCTGATCATCGGGCTGTTTCCGGGACTGTTGCTGGACATCATCATTCCGAGCTTCAATTCCTCTTTGTTTGACGGATTGAGAAAGGCGGGTGTGTTGTGA